From Pan troglodytes isolate AG18354 chromosome 9, NHGRI_mPanTro3-v2.0_pri, whole genome shotgun sequence, the proteins below share one genomic window:
- the MS4A12 gene encoding membrane-spanning 4-domains subfamily A member 12 isoform X1: MMSSKPTSHAEVNETIPNPYPPSSFMAPGFQQPLGSINLENQAQGAQRAQPYCITSPGIFASSQPGQGNIQMINPSVGTAVMNFKEEAKALGVIQIMVGLMHIGFGIVLCLISFSFREVLGFASTAVIGGYPFWGGLSFIISGSLSVSASKELSRCLVKGSLGMNVVSSILAFIGVILLLVDMCINGVAGQDYWAVLSGKGISAMLMIFSLLEFSIACATAHFANQANTVTNMSVLVIPNMYVRNPVTPASSSAPPRCNNYSANVPK, encoded by the exons ATGATGTCATCCAAGCCAACAAGCCATGCTGAAGTAAATGAAACCATACCCAACCCTTACCCACCAAGCAGCTTTATGGCTCCTGGATTTCAACAGCCTCTGGGTTCAATCAACTTAGAAAACCAAGCTCAGGGTGCTCAGCGTGCTCAGCCCTACTGCATCACATCTCCGGGAATCTTTGCTAGCAGTCAACCGGGTCAAGGAAATATACAAATGATAAATCCAAGTGTGGGAACAGCAGTAATGAACTTTAAAGAAGAAGCAAAGGCACTAGGG gtgATCCAGATCATGGTTGGATTGATGCACATTGGTTTTGGAATTGTTTTGTGTTTAATATCCTTCTCTTTTAGAGAAGTATTAGGTTTTGCCTCTACTGCTGTTATTGGTGGATACCCATTCTGGGGTGGCCTTTCT TTTATTATCTCTGGCTCTCTCTCTGTGTCAGCATCCAAGGAGCTTTCCCGTTGTCTG GTGAAAGGCAGCCTGGGAATGAACGTTGTTAGTTCTATCTTGGCCTTCATTGGAGTGATTCTGCTGCTGGTGGATATGTGCATCAATGGGGTAGCTGGCCAAGACTACTGGGCCGTG CTTTCTGGAAAAGGCATTTCAGCCATGCTGATGATCTTCTCCCTCTTGGAGTTCTCCATAGCTTGTGCCACAGCCCATTTTGCCAACCAAGCAAACACCGTGACCAATATG TCTGTCCTGGTTATTCCAAATATGTATGTAAGGAACCCTGTGACACCAGCGTCTTCTTCAGCTCCTCCCAGATGCAACAACTACTCAGCTAATGTCcctaaatag
- the MS4A12 gene encoding membrane-spanning 4-domains subfamily A member 12 isoform X2 yields the protein MMSSKPTSHAEVNETIPNPYPPSSFMAPGFQQPLGSINLENQAQGAQRAQPYCITSPGIFASSQPGQGNIQMINPSVGTAVMNFKEEAKALGFIISGSLSVSASKELSRCLVKGSLGMNVVSSILAFIGVILLLVDMCINGVAGQDYWAVLSGKGISAMLMIFSLLEFSIACATAHFANQANTVTNMSVLVIPNMYVRNPVTPASSSAPPRCNNYSANVPK from the exons ATGATGTCATCCAAGCCAACAAGCCATGCTGAAGTAAATGAAACCATACCCAACCCTTACCCACCAAGCAGCTTTATGGCTCCTGGATTTCAACAGCCTCTGGGTTCAATCAACTTAGAAAACCAAGCTCAGGGTGCTCAGCGTGCTCAGCCCTACTGCATCACATCTCCGGGAATCTTTGCTAGCAGTCAACCGGGTCAAGGAAATATACAAATGATAAATCCAAGTGTGGGAACAGCAGTAATGAACTTTAAAGAAGAAGCAAAGGCACTAGGG TTTATTATCTCTGGCTCTCTCTCTGTGTCAGCATCCAAGGAGCTTTCCCGTTGTCTG GTGAAAGGCAGCCTGGGAATGAACGTTGTTAGTTCTATCTTGGCCTTCATTGGAGTGATTCTGCTGCTGGTGGATATGTGCATCAATGGGGTAGCTGGCCAAGACTACTGGGCCGTG CTTTCTGGAAAAGGCATTTCAGCCATGCTGATGATCTTCTCCCTCTTGGAGTTCTCCATAGCTTGTGCCACAGCCCATTTTGCCAACCAAGCAAACACCGTGACCAATATG TCTGTCCTGGTTATTCCAAATATGTATGTAAGGAACCCTGTGACACCAGCGTCTTCTTCAGCTCCTCCCAGATGCAACAACTACTCAGCTAATGTCcctaaatag